The proteins below are encoded in one region of Neisseriales bacterium:
- a CDS encoding FAD-binding oxidoreductase has translation MDTYPQSILQKLASIVGSAHLLTDQQAMSGYAIDWRGRYHGRPLAIALPKSQEEVAALVACCYEHHIPIVPQGGNTSTCGGATPDETGQMLVLCMKRMNRILSVDPVSDTMTVEAGVTLESAQRAAKQHQRLLPLALASSGSCQIGGNLSTNAGGTTTLRYGTMRNLVLGIEAVLPGGICFNEKGALRKNTTGLDLKQLLIGAEGTLGIITCATLKLCYLPLSYATAMIGMATIEEAIGCLASLKNQFGDYISTCEIMSRSCLTLVKTYQLDHAIPLDANWLLLIELTHHTVQPLSEELTQWLSTQRLTESIVACSTREQHRLWQWRKNIPEAERQAGNLIKHDIALPISNIPVFLASCQQALQQALPTLSYIVFGHLGDGSLHFNVSDKKNLAPYEETINRIVYEWVEVYQGTIAAEHGIGQLKVLWLERYKNPVALALMRQIKKLLDPEGLMNPHCLYATPKSLPSIK, from the coding sequence ATGGATACATACCCACAATCTATCTTACAAAAACTAGCTAGCATCGTTGGTTCGGCTCATCTATTAACTGATCAACAAGCGATGTCTGGTTATGCGATAGACTGGCGAGGACGCTACCATGGTCGCCCATTGGCTATTGCATTGCCCAAGAGTCAAGAAGAAGTGGCCGCACTCGTAGCCTGCTGCTATGAACATCACATCCCTATCGTCCCTCAAGGAGGTAATACAAGCACTTGCGGTGGCGCTACGCCTGATGAGACAGGTCAAATGCTAGTTCTTTGCATGAAAAGAATGAATCGTATTTTAAGCGTTGACCCGGTGTCCGATACCATGACCGTTGAGGCAGGCGTCACACTCGAATCTGCTCAACGAGCAGCTAAACAACATCAGCGTTTGCTACCTTTAGCGCTGGCCAGTAGCGGTTCTTGCCAAATTGGTGGTAATCTTTCCACCAATGCAGGCGGTACGACTACATTGCGTTATGGCACAATGCGTAATCTTGTGTTAGGTATAGAAGCTGTATTACCCGGTGGCATCTGCTTCAATGAAAAAGGTGCTTTGCGAAAAAATACGACGGGGTTAGATCTTAAGCAGCTTTTAATTGGTGCGGAAGGCACGCTTGGTATCATTACGTGTGCAACGCTAAAACTGTGCTACCTCCCTTTGTCCTATGCCACCGCCATGATCGGCATGGCAACTATTGAAGAAGCAATTGGCTGCTTAGCGTCACTGAAGAATCAGTTTGGAGACTATATCAGTACTTGCGAAATCATGTCGCGCTCTTGTCTTACTCTGGTTAAAACATACCAACTAGATCATGCTATACCGCTTGATGCAAATTGGCTATTACTCATTGAATTAACCCATCACACCGTTCAGCCCTTGTCTGAAGAACTAACGCAATGGTTATCAACACAGCGTTTGACAGAAAGTATCGTGGCATGCTCCACGCGAGAACAACACCGGTTGTGGCAATGGCGAAAAAATATCCCCGAAGCAGAGCGTCAAGCTGGTAACCTCATCAAGCATGACATTGCTTTGCCTATTTCAAACATCCCCGTATTCCTTGCCTCCTGTCAGCAAGCATTGCAACAAGCCCTACCGACGCTTTCATATATTGTGTTTGGTCATCTTGGCGATGGCAGTTTACATTTTAATGTGTCCGATAAAAAGAACTTAGCGCCTTATGAAGAAACGATTAATCGCATTGTTTATGAATGGGTAGAAGTTTACCAAGGCACTATTGCAGCCGAACATGGTATCGGACAACTTAAAGTATTGTGGCTTGAGCGCTATAAAAATCCCGTCGCTTTAGCCTTGATGCGGCAAATCAAAAAACTATTGGATCCGGAAGGCTTGATGAATCCGCATTGCTTATACGCAACCCCAAAGAGCCTGCCCAGCATCAAGTAA
- a CDS encoding aldehyde dehydrogenase family protein: MTTYISCDPSTGQVIQKRPAQKQSVLSAQVAALRTHQKHWAIKPPKSRAKQLSQLALALDHHRDALSTLITQETGRLLSETRAEIDKSIRLIDYYTATAPKLLASRTVATQATCSQIQFEPLGIVLAIMPWNYPIWQVLRFAVPALLAGNACLIKPALSVAQSTQALLDMIRTIQLDVLEVAWLPDQQVEEAISYAQAVAFTGSTKTGQHIAALAGKYLKKTVLELGGSNPFIILSDANLKEAAQDACLSRFRDAGQSCNAAKRFIVVPEIAEPFIEQFLKLVKPLRCGQTLSPLARCDLRATLHQQVLDAVAQGAALLMGGNIPGGTGFFYPATVLDHVNSRCRVYHEEVFGPVASILRATSEEDAIRLANDTPFGLGVALYTSDMTRAKNYAKCLEAGSVFINRYTSSDLHLPFGGVKSSGYGRELSAFGLYEFVNIKTYWQK, encoded by the coding sequence ATGACTACTTACATCAGCTGCGACCCTTCCACGGGTCAGGTAATTCAAAAACGTCCCGCTCAAAAACAATCCGTGCTTAGCGCACAAGTAGCCGCTTTGCGCACTCATCAAAAACACTGGGCAATAAAACCGCCAAAGTCTCGTGCAAAACAGCTAAGCCAATTAGCGCTCGCACTGGATCATCATCGCGATGCGTTATCCACACTCATTACACAAGAAACAGGGCGTTTACTCAGTGAAACACGAGCAGAGATTGATAAATCGATCCGACTCATTGATTACTATACAGCAACTGCCCCAAAATTATTAGCGAGTAGAACTGTCGCTACGCAGGCAACCTGTAGCCAAATACAATTTGAGCCATTGGGTATCGTACTGGCAATCATGCCATGGAATTACCCCATTTGGCAGGTACTTCGTTTTGCAGTACCCGCATTACTAGCAGGCAATGCTTGTTTAATTAAACCAGCTTTATCTGTTGCACAATCAACGCAAGCCTTGCTTGATATGATTCGAACCATTCAATTAGATGTATTGGAGGTCGCTTGGTTACCTGACCAACAAGTCGAAGAAGCTATCAGTTATGCCCAAGCCGTTGCTTTTACAGGTTCTACAAAAACTGGGCAACATATTGCCGCATTAGCAGGCAAGTACCTAAAAAAAACGGTGTTAGAATTGGGTGGGAGTAACCCTTTCATTATTTTGTCAGATGCCAACCTTAAAGAAGCTGCCCAGGATGCTTGCCTTTCACGTTTTCGCGATGCTGGTCAATCTTGTAATGCGGCAAAACGCTTCATTGTCGTCCCGGAAATTGCTGAACCATTTATTGAGCAGTTCCTAAAACTTGTTAAACCATTGCGTTGTGGTCAAACCCTCTCACCGCTTGCTCGTTGCGACTTAAGAGCTACTTTGCATCAACAAGTGTTAGACGCTGTAGCACAGGGTGCAGCATTGCTAATGGGAGGGAACATACCAGGTGGTACCGGATTTTTTTATCCTGCAACCGTTTTAGATCATGTCAATTCACGTTGCCGAGTTTATCATGAAGAAGTGTTTGGTCCGGTTGCCAGTATTTTGCGCGCCACATCTGAGGAAGACGCTATACGTCTTGCCAATGACACGCCTTTTGGGCTCGGCGTTGCGCTTTATACTTCAGATATGACGCGCGCTAAAAACTACGCAAAATGCCTTGAAGCAGGCAGTGTATTTATTAACCGTTATACCAGCTCAGACCTTCATTTACCCTTTGGTGGCGTCAAATCATCGGGTTATGGCAGAGAATTATCGGCGTTTGGGTTATATGAATTTGTCAATATCAAAACATATTGGCAAAAATAA
- a CDS encoding nitronate monooxygenase: MGVAISAKSLAGAVAAENAVGTIASVDLRHLHEDLLAASKKTTDSAVFTKLNLIALDREIKGALQYAKGKGLIAVNVMKAVTDYPNLVRQACESGAHAIVSGAGLPLDLPDLAKDYPTVGLIPILSESRGIGVILKRWMKKNRLPDAIVIENPAYAAGHLGATQLADLHDERFSFRRVLDETFELFKKLELESEIIPLIIAGGMSKFEKIKTALTEWGASAVQIGTAFAVTKEGDAHSNFKQVLASADKQDITEFMSVAGLPARGVNTQFLKQYLKREKILQDNAKADPRRCTQGLNCLSVCGLRDGIATIGQFCIDLKLSAAFRGEVSKGLFFRGSEPLPFGEAMRSVKETIHYLLTGEKPSDLSAEAIQPA; this comes from the coding sequence ATGGGCGTTGCTATCTCTGCTAAAAGCCTAGCGGGTGCTGTGGCAGCAGAAAATGCTGTTGGGACAATTGCCAGTGTTGATCTTCGCCATTTGCATGAAGATTTATTAGCGGCATCCAAAAAAACTACAGACAGCGCAGTATTTACAAAACTAAACCTCATTGCGCTGGATCGCGAAATCAAAGGTGCCTTGCAATATGCCAAGGGAAAAGGACTGATTGCTGTAAATGTCATGAAGGCAGTAACTGATTATCCAAACCTTGTCAGACAAGCCTGTGAATCAGGTGCGCACGCCATCGTATCGGGAGCAGGGTTGCCTTTAGATCTGCCAGATCTAGCAAAGGATTACCCAACAGTGGGATTGATACCTATCTTGTCTGAATCCCGAGGTATTGGCGTCATTCTGAAGCGATGGATGAAAAAAAACCGTTTGCCTGATGCCATTGTTATTGAAAACCCTGCCTACGCTGCAGGACATTTGGGGGCAACACAATTAGCTGATTTACATGATGAAAGGTTTAGTTTCCGCCGTGTGCTGGATGAAACATTCGAACTATTTAAAAAACTGGAGCTGGAAAGCGAAATTATCCCGTTGATCATTGCGGGCGGGATGAGTAAATTTGAAAAAATCAAAACAGCACTAACAGAGTGGGGCGCTTCAGCTGTTCAAATTGGCACGGCTTTTGCTGTCACGAAAGAAGGGGATGCCCATAGCAATTTTAAACAGGTGTTAGCAAGCGCTGATAAACAAGATATTACCGAATTCATGTCAGTAGCTGGTCTACCAGCCAGAGGTGTCAACACACAATTTTTAAAACAGTATTTAAAACGCGAAAAAATACTGCAAGACAATGCCAAAGCAGATCCAAGGCGCTGTACACAAGGATTAAATTGCTTGTCGGTATGTGGCCTGCGAGATGGGATAGCTACCATTGGGCAATTTTGCATTGATTTGAAACTCTCTGCAGCATTTCGCGGCGAAGTCAGTAAAGGCTTATTTTTTAGGGGAAGCGAACCATTGCCTTTTGGGGAAGCTATGCGCTCGGTAAAAGAAACGATCCATTATTTACTCACGGGCGAAAAACCAAGTGATTTGTCAGCTGAGGCAATCCAACCTGCCTAA
- the rfbB gene encoding dTDP-glucose 4,6-dehydratase — protein sequence MILVTGGAGFIGSHFILSWFDHGDEAVVNIDKLTYAGNVQRLSALNHTANYIFIQGDIADVVQVEEILYRYHPRAIIHFAAESHIDRAIHEPKPFMQTNILGSFYLLEAACRYWQRLTPLQRAQFRFLHISTDEVYGGLAKQEAPIQEGHRYLPGNPYAASKAASDHLVWAWHHTYGLPIFITHASNNYGAYQDHEKLIPATIMRLLNQQPAQLYGDGQQKRDWLYVDDHCAALRWILDHGKVGETYHIGAGQEKTNLEVVDALCDVLECLQPNRIAKKVQYIPDRLGHDQRYAMDTTKLHKLGWYPKETFETGIIKTVKWYINHVDDERT from the coding sequence GTGATTTTAGTAACAGGCGGTGCAGGTTTTATTGGTAGCCATTTCATCTTAAGCTGGTTCGATCATGGTGATGAAGCAGTCGTTAATATAGACAAGCTTACCTATGCTGGCAATGTACAGCGCTTATCCGCACTTAACCATACGGCAAACTATATTTTTATCCAAGGTGATATTGCTGACGTTGTACAAGTTGAGGAAATTTTATATCGCTATCACCCTAGAGCGATTATTCATTTTGCTGCCGAATCCCATATTGACCGTGCCATTCATGAACCGAAACCATTTATGCAAACCAATATACTTGGCAGTTTCTACCTGTTGGAGGCTGCATGCCGCTATTGGCAGCGTCTTACACCACTTCAGCGTGCACAATTTCGGTTTTTGCATATTTCAACGGATGAAGTATATGGTGGGCTGGCCAAGCAGGAGGCACCCATTCAAGAAGGTCATCGCTATTTACCGGGTAACCCTTATGCGGCAAGCAAGGCGGCAAGCGATCACTTGGTATGGGCTTGGCATCACACTTATGGTCTACCAATCTTTATTACGCATGCTAGCAATAATTATGGCGCCTATCAGGATCATGAAAAATTGATTCCAGCTACCATCATGCGACTACTGAACCAACAGCCGGCGCAACTTTATGGCGACGGACAGCAAAAGCGGGATTGGCTTTATGTGGATGATCATTGTGCAGCCTTGCGGTGGATACTGGATCATGGGAAGGTTGGCGAAACTTACCATATTGGTGCTGGCCAAGAAAAAACCAATCTTGAAGTCGTTGATGCGCTTTGTGATGTTTTAGAGTGCTTGCAGCCAAATCGTATCGCAAAAAAGGTGCAATATATACCGGATCGGCTTGGTCATGATCAGCGTTATGCAATGGATACGACCAAATTACATAAACTGGGCTGGTACCCAAAAGAAACGTTTGAAACTGGTATTATTAAAACAGTGAAATGGTATATCAATCACGTTGATGATGAGCGAACCTAA
- a CDS encoding NTP transferase domain-containing protein: MRPTPYKGILLAGGLGTRFDPMTRFCSKQLLPVYDKPMIYYPLSLLMKQGIREILIITTATHLPLFTQLMGDGTQWGMRLVYQAQVSPGGIAQALMIGQHFIQKQPIILVLGDNIFGGKSWDQLLHNALAAKPKAMIFLYPVNDVSAYGSATLDKAGQVIFVEEKTQRTRAGYAITGLYLYDHEAVAVAQGIQPSFRGELEITTINQHYLSISMLTAQVIDPTLASWFDAGTPETLLSASQYVATWQQQSRAIMACPEAIAYQNQWIALSQFADLAKRATNHAYRAYLHDLLRQWSS, encoded by the coding sequence ATGAGACCCACGCCCTATAAAGGAATTTTGCTAGCAGGTGGGTTGGGTACTCGCTTTGATCCGATGACGAGGTTTTGCTCCAAGCAACTCTTGCCTGTTTATGACAAACCGATGATTTATTATCCGTTGTCCTTGCTGATGAAACAAGGTATTCGTGAGATATTGATCATCACAACAGCAACACATTTACCTCTTTTTACGCAACTGATGGGAGATGGTACCCAATGGGGCATGCGTTTGGTGTATCAAGCACAAGTATCGCCAGGAGGTATTGCGCAGGCCTTGATGATTGGTCAGCATTTTATTCAGAAGCAGCCTATTATATTGGTTTTGGGGGACAATATTTTTGGTGGCAAGTCATGGGATCAACTACTACACAATGCGTTAGCAGCAAAGCCCAAAGCGATGATTTTTCTTTATCCTGTCAACGATGTTAGTGCCTATGGGTCAGCAACCCTCGATAAAGCTGGACAAGTGATCTTTGTTGAGGAAAAAACACAGCGCACAAGAGCGGGTTATGCGATTACCGGACTTTATCTATATGATCACGAAGCGGTGGCTGTTGCGCAAGGAATACAACCCTCTTTTCGTGGTGAGTTAGAAATTACCACTATCAATCAGCATTATTTATCGATTAGTATGTTAACAGCCCAAGTGATTGATCCGACGCTTGCTTCTTGGTTTGATGCTGGCACGCCAGAGACTTTGTTGTCTGCTTCACAATATGTTGCCACTTGGCAACAGCAAAGCCGAGCGATCATGGCTTGTCCAGAAGCCATTGCTTACCAGAATCAATGGATTGCTTTAAGCCAATTTGCTGACCTTGCCAAGCGCGCAACCAACCACGCATATCGTGCTTATCTTCATGATTTATTAAGGCAATGGTCCTCATGA
- the rfbC gene encoding dTDP-4-dehydrorhamnose 3,5-epimerase, translated as MNYKIMPTRLPEVLVMTPQVHQDHRGYFFESFHQASFTKITGMNACFVQDNQSLSDQHVLRGLHFQKKHPQGKLVRVIVGKIFDVAVDLRFSSPTFGQWVGVVLSSRQQQQLWIPPGFAHGFMVLSRRALCLYKTTTYWDPEDQHCIIWSDPDINIAWPPHRPLLSLQDQCGLTLEAWMKQYG; from the coding sequence ATGAACTACAAAATTATGCCGACTCGATTGCCCGAAGTTTTAGTGATGACGCCACAGGTTCATCAAGATCATCGAGGGTACTTTTTTGAAAGTTTCCACCAAGCCTCGTTTACCAAAATAACAGGTATGAATGCTTGCTTTGTGCAGGATAACCAGTCACTATCTGATCAACATGTATTACGTGGCTTACATTTTCAAAAAAAGCATCCGCAAGGCAAATTGGTGCGCGTGATTGTGGGTAAGATTTTTGATGTTGCAGTAGATTTACGTTTTTCATCGCCTACTTTTGGTCAATGGGTTGGTGTTGTGCTATCCAGTCGCCAACAGCAGCAACTATGGATTCCACCTGGGTTTGCACATGGTTTTATGGTGCTTTCGCGCCGTGCTTTGTGTTTATATAAAACAACCACGTATTGGGATCCAGAAGATCAGCATTGTATTATTTGGAGCGACCCAGATATTAATATTGCTTGGCCACCTCACCGACCCTTATTATCCCTACAAGACCAATGTGGCTTAACACTTGAAGCTTGGATGAAACAGTATGGATGA
- a CDS encoding NAD(P)H-hydrate dehydratase has protein sequence MDDIFSLANLRRIEHAAEVSGLDLMQSASQTAADWLKNHATTDQAILCVAGVGNNGGDALLVAYHLVCAHYPVTIFMPELPKSNATQAALAACQQLGIPLITDMPHQATHFAWVIDGLFGIGLNRLLSDKWQHIIHTINILNCPILSLDVPSGLDAWRGTVYGEAIRATVTLTFLCAKPGLYMADGPDCAGVVLVKRLILPKSLSVKPAGTIRRPSARPLVRKMNSHKGSYGTLCVVGGALGMRGAAFLAGRAAASTGAGKVYVALLEPDMVTCDSLMPELMLRDANTAYQLGCDVDVIGPGLSTSHLAHQVFCELMAQTSAKVIDADALNLIANNAKLAQLIEQHIPPCILTPHPAEAARLLNISVKTVQADRIKSAQTLARHFRATVVLKGSGTVIANMDGFFRVNTTGNPALASAGQGDVLAGFCGALLAQGMAPFDAASLAVYVHGLVADTWRKQHQGTIGLTASTTILHLADALNRLVAKDNKC, from the coding sequence ATGGATGACATTTTTAGCTTGGCCAACTTGCGGCGTATTGAGCATGCTGCAGAAGTATCAGGTTTAGACTTGATGCAATCCGCATCGCAAACAGCTGCGGATTGGCTTAAAAATCACGCAACGACTGACCAAGCGATCCTTTGTGTAGCAGGTGTTGGAAACAATGGTGGTGATGCCTTATTGGTGGCTTACCATTTAGTTTGTGCGCATTATCCCGTGACTATTTTTATGCCAGAATTACCCAAAAGTAATGCGACGCAAGCTGCACTAGCGGCTTGCCAGCAATTGGGTATTCCATTGATCACTGACATGCCCCATCAAGCTACCCATTTTGCCTGGGTTATTGATGGCCTATTCGGTATTGGACTGAATCGTTTGCTCAGTGATAAATGGCAGCATATTATCCATACCATCAATATTTTGAATTGCCCTATATTGTCTTTAGATGTGCCCTCTGGTCTTGATGCTTGGCGTGGTACTGTTTATGGTGAAGCCATCAGAGCGACGGTAACGTTAACATTTTTATGTGCTAAACCTGGTTTATATATGGCAGACGGGCCTGATTGCGCTGGCGTTGTATTGGTCAAGCGGTTGATTTTACCCAAATCGCTTAGCGTTAAGCCAGCAGGAACTATTCGTCGTCCATCAGCCCGTCCTTTAGTGCGCAAAATGAATAGCCATAAAGGCAGTTACGGTACTTTATGTGTTGTAGGAGGCGCTTTGGGAATGCGCGGAGCAGCATTTTTAGCTGGGCGAGCAGCGGCTAGTACCGGAGCAGGCAAAGTGTATGTGGCATTGCTTGAGCCTGATATGGTTACCTGCGATAGCCTCATGCCTGAATTGATGTTGCGTGATGCGAATACTGCTTATCAACTTGGGTGTGATGTGGATGTAATTGGTCCTGGTCTTTCAACCAGTCATTTGGCACATCAAGTGTTTTGTGAGTTGATGGCGCAAACCAGCGCCAAAGTGATTGATGCGGATGCTTTAAATTTGATTGCAAATAATGCGAAGCTTGCTCAACTCATTGAGCAGCATATACCTCCTTGTATTTTAACGCCACATCCTGCTGAAGCAGCACGCTTACTTAACATTTCTGTCAAAACAGTACAAGCAGATCGCATTAAAAGTGCGCAAACATTGGCCAGGCATTTTCGTGCAACGGTTGTATTAAAAGGAAGCGGCACCGTTATTGCCAATATGGATGGATTTTTTAGGGTGAATACGACAGGCAACCCAGCTCTTGCTAGCGCTGGGCAAGGCGATGTATTGGCGGGCTTTTGTGGGGCATTACTTGCGCAAGGGATGGCACCTTTTGATGCCGCTTCACTTGCCGTTTATGTCCATGGTTTAGTAGCCGATACATGGCGCAAGCAACATCAAGGTACTATCGGTTTGACAGCTTCAACAACTATCTTACACCTTGCTGATGCCTTAAATCGCTTGGTTGCCAAAGATAATAAATGCTAA